A window of Marinobacter salarius contains these coding sequences:
- a CDS encoding transglutaminaseTgpA domain-containing protein: MIRRFLSNSRSSSSLQTANLVSGRALIWLIAGFVLLLVPQWDRLPIWLVASCAVLAGWRWLAQSGRVRLPGRWMRTGIMLVLVAVYIATVQGRFTVDTAASFFVLAVGLKWLETRSTRDFYVLFFILVYLATVNFLFHQEIHWSVINITGVALLLVGLQVVNAPEIPGAIKKGWRRLGLMLVKTLPIVVLLFVFFPRMAPLWSVPLVSGEARTGISDTMTPGDISSLAQSSERAFRVTFGGELPAYRDRYWRGLILDRLDGDTWQQGFAKPFRRPGRVAVDGGVGPLESNQYDVLMEPTDQTWAFALEDSLAVSNNVKSTDEGLFRFDRPADSAVRYRMELVRNQPTEGTSEEPGNLQRYLQLPQSGNPRARVFGQQLADQHDNNPQAVVQQLLNRFREQPYFYTLRPPAMPVDGIDSLLFDEKRGFCAHYAGATTFVLRAAGIPARVVVGYQGGEPGADAEYLIVRQYDAHAWVEAWFPGQGWVRVDPTAAIAPERIEFGLREAVAEEGSFLENDWTSPQRYGDLAVLQWASLQLDKINYHWQRWVVGYQGQSQMDLMSRLPGGIGMRELGYITAGIVGMALLLAGLVTAWQYLRVESRDPLGRLVSRWYRLCDRSGVPVRHGETPAQLASRLAQAKPAAAGTATAFARLINKHYYGRDSETGHHGELAKMKRLLATMKRQADRPSTSSSKG, encoded by the coding sequence ATGATTCGCAGGTTCCTGAGTAACTCCCGTAGCTCAAGCTCGTTGCAGACTGCGAATTTGGTATCCGGTCGCGCGTTGATATGGCTGATTGCAGGGTTTGTGTTGTTACTGGTTCCCCAGTGGGATCGATTGCCGATCTGGCTGGTGGCCAGTTGCGCTGTACTTGCTGGCTGGCGCTGGCTGGCGCAATCCGGGCGGGTCAGGTTACCGGGAAGGTGGATGCGTACCGGGATCATGCTGGTACTGGTGGCTGTTTATATTGCGACGGTTCAGGGGCGCTTCACGGTTGATACCGCCGCGTCGTTTTTTGTGCTGGCGGTGGGACTTAAGTGGCTTGAAACCCGATCGACTCGGGATTTCTATGTGCTGTTTTTTATTCTGGTGTACCTGGCAACCGTGAATTTTCTGTTTCATCAGGAAATTCACTGGAGTGTCATTAATATTACCGGCGTTGCTTTGTTATTGGTTGGGCTGCAGGTGGTCAATGCGCCCGAAATCCCCGGTGCCATAAAAAAGGGATGGCGGCGCTTGGGGCTGATGCTGGTTAAGACCTTGCCGATTGTAGTACTCCTGTTCGTTTTCTTCCCGCGCATGGCACCGCTCTGGAGTGTGCCGCTGGTCTCAGGGGAAGCTCGAACCGGTATCAGCGACACCATGACTCCCGGCGATATTTCCAGCCTCGCCCAGAGCAGTGAGCGAGCCTTTCGCGTCACTTTTGGTGGCGAATTGCCGGCTTACCGGGATCGTTACTGGCGTGGGCTTATCCTGGATCGCCTGGACGGTGATACCTGGCAACAGGGCTTTGCAAAGCCGTTTCGTCGCCCGGGACGGGTTGCCGTGGACGGCGGCGTGGGGCCACTGGAGTCCAACCAGTACGACGTGTTGATGGAGCCGACGGACCAGACCTGGGCCTTTGCTCTGGAAGACTCCTTAGCGGTTTCCAACAACGTCAAGTCGACGGACGAGGGCCTGTTCCGGTTTGACCGGCCGGCTGACAGCGCGGTTCGTTATCGGATGGAGCTGGTCAGGAACCAACCAACGGAGGGCACCAGCGAGGAGCCCGGTAACCTTCAGCGCTATCTGCAATTACCGCAAAGCGGCAACCCGAGGGCAAGGGTGTTTGGGCAGCAACTGGCAGATCAACATGACAACAACCCTCAAGCGGTCGTGCAACAGCTTCTGAACCGCTTTCGGGAGCAGCCCTATTTCTATACCTTGCGCCCACCCGCCATGCCCGTGGACGGCATCGACAGCCTGTTGTTCGATGAAAAACGGGGATTTTGTGCCCATTACGCGGGCGCCACCACGTTTGTGTTGCGAGCGGCAGGCATTCCGGCGCGCGTTGTGGTCGGGTATCAAGGGGGAGAACCTGGAGCCGATGCTGAATACCTGATTGTGCGGCAGTACGATGCCCACGCCTGGGTGGAAGCGTGGTTCCCCGGCCAGGGTTGGGTGCGGGTGGACCCGACAGCTGCCATTGCTCCCGAGCGTATTGAGTTTGGTCTGCGGGAGGCGGTTGCCGAGGAAGGCTCGTTCCTTGAGAACGACTGGACATCGCCACAGCGTTACGGCGATTTGGCGGTGCTGCAGTGGGCCTCCCTGCAACTGGATAAGATCAACTACCACTGGCAGCGGTGGGTTGTCGGTTACCAGGGTCAGTCGCAGATGGACCTGATGTCGCGTTTGCCCGGTGGGATAGGAATGCGGGAGCTTGGCTATATCACCGCGGGCATTGTGGGTATGGCGCTGTTACTGGCGGGTTTGGTTACCGCCTGGCAATACCTCCGAGTCGAAAGCAGGGATCCGCTCGGCCGTCTCGTCAGCCGCTGGTACCGGTTGTGTGACCGTTCGGGAGTGCCGGTACGTCACGGTGAAACGCCCGCCCAACTGGCCTCCAGGCTCGCCCAGGCAAAACCCGCAGCGGCTGGCACGGCAACGGCTTTTGCCCGATTGATCAACAAACATTACTATGGCCGGGATTCCGAAACCGGTCATCATGGCGAACTGGCGAAAATGAAGCGATTGCTGGCCACGATGAAACGACAGGCGGATCGACCGTCAACCAGTTCATCAAAGGGGTGA
- a CDS encoding DUF6160 family protein, with product MKGLKKLALATAVAAAPFAAQAELQAMDDSMMGNVTGQAGVTIELETQVNIGQFTYTDEGTFAVKDIALGGALASSSQSAADYAAATGAGALLDQLKIDIDIADDGDAVIHVGSLQTDGSGNPVPIDWGFTAGSMELNGNGGENTVLVSNMDAWGLLGALDIRVDTDNVTDGAGNEMAGTGTLNLDAAFTVNEMSFDVDFLGVGVRGMTINSSESGGEVLGAAGLAAVFAEDPTAPTAEEQRKIGLAQAGFAIIGLDIYKGDGLGASTATNVLRVDVDDVLMDINVAETVIGGANIGTIGIDNLHISNTKLAVYGK from the coding sequence ATGAAAGGCCTGAAGAAACTTGCACTGGCAACAGCCGTTGCCGCTGCGCCCTTCGCCGCTCAAGCCGAGCTGCAGGCGATGGACGACAGCATGATGGGTAACGTCACCGGTCAGGCCGGTGTGACCATTGAGCTGGAAACTCAGGTAAACATTGGTCAGTTTACCTACACGGACGAAGGTACATTCGCCGTAAAGGACATCGCTCTCGGTGGTGCGTTGGCCAGTAGCTCTCAGTCTGCAGCTGACTATGCCGCAGCTACCGGTGCAGGCGCTTTGCTGGACCAACTGAAAATCGACATCGACATCGCTGACGATGGCGACGCTGTCATTCACGTTGGTTCCCTGCAAACCGACGGCAGTGGTAACCCTGTACCCATCGACTGGGGTTTCACCGCTGGATCCATGGAGCTTAACGGTAACGGTGGCGAAAACACCGTTCTGGTTTCGAACATGGACGCCTGGGGTCTCCTCGGTGCTCTGGATATCCGTGTAGATACGGATAACGTTACAGACGGAGCTGGAAACGAAATGGCGGGCACCGGCACCCTTAATTTGGATGCAGCGTTCACCGTTAACGAAATGAGCTTCGATGTTGACTTCCTCGGCGTTGGTGTCCGCGGAATGACCATCAATAGCTCCGAGTCTGGCGGTGAAGTGCTTGGGGCCGCTGGTCTGGCAGCTGTATTCGCGGAAGATCCTACTGCTCCGACCGCTGAAGAGCAGCGCAAGATCGGATTGGCGCAGGCTGGATTTGCAATCATCGGCCTGGACATCTACAAGGGTGACGGTCTCGGTGCTTCCACAGCGACCAACGTACTGCGTGTAGATGTTGATGACGTCCTGATGGACATCAACGTTGCCGAAACCGTTATCGGCGGTGCAAACATCGGTACTATCGGTATCGACAACCTGCACATCAGCAACACCAAGCTGGCTGTATACGGAAAATAA
- the pabB gene encoding aminodeoxychorismate synthase component I produces the protein MKTLSAEEAERLVSQISSQHGFIDYTDAGRQRRIVTAFPLKHWPVPKDALSFSRLTDVLEQAWAGLAEASSRELAGGIMGTLFYEAGNHTVPGFSGEASERDYGYIGLYLWQLTLDVSGANSPRLDFHPECDDRTRERVLNLTGEKPTRPTPFHISPGFTADQPAEHYRNGVSRVLSYIHAGDCYQVNLSNKYTGGYQGEPYTAFRALCQAVPVPHAAYINAGSYQVLSISPELFLSIEDGNRVISKPIKGTRPRDLNSPANDQRIAESLAAAEKDRAENLMIVDLIRNDLSRFCEPFSVSVPRLFSIESYENVHQLVSTVEGRLQPGTTPLKALLSAFPGGSITGAPKRRAMEIIDDLEPHRRGPYCGSIFRWDFCNNLESNIAIRTLMTDSDGQIHCWAGCGIVADSDPDDEYRESVDKVQKLMNVLEAL, from the coding sequence GTGAAAACATTAAGTGCGGAAGAGGCAGAGCGCCTCGTTTCACAGATCAGCAGCCAACATGGGTTTATCGACTACACCGACGCCGGCAGGCAACGGCGGATTGTCACGGCGTTCCCGCTGAAACATTGGCCAGTCCCCAAGGACGCGCTATCGTTCTCACGCCTGACGGACGTGCTGGAGCAGGCTTGGGCAGGACTGGCTGAAGCGTCGAGCCGGGAACTGGCAGGCGGCATCATGGGCACCCTGTTTTACGAGGCTGGCAACCACACGGTCCCCGGATTCTCCGGCGAGGCCAGTGAGAGGGATTATGGCTATATTGGGCTTTATCTCTGGCAGCTGACGCTGGATGTTTCGGGTGCCAATTCGCCCAGGCTCGATTTTCATCCCGAGTGTGACGATAGAACCCGTGAACGGGTGCTGAACCTCACCGGCGAAAAGCCGACGCGCCCTACTCCTTTTCACATCAGCCCGGGATTTACAGCCGACCAACCCGCCGAACACTACCGCAATGGCGTATCCCGGGTGCTTAGCTATATCCATGCCGGGGACTGCTATCAGGTCAACCTGTCCAACAAGTACACCGGCGGCTACCAGGGCGAGCCGTACACAGCGTTCCGAGCTTTGTGCCAGGCCGTTCCGGTCCCCCACGCTGCGTACATCAACGCTGGTTCCTATCAGGTCCTCAGCATTTCACCAGAGCTGTTCCTGAGTATTGAAGATGGCAACAGGGTCATCAGCAAACCCATCAAGGGTACCCGGCCCCGGGATCTGAACTCGCCGGCGAACGACCAGCGGATTGCCGAATCCCTGGCCGCTGCTGAAAAGGACCGGGCCGAAAACCTGATGATCGTGGACCTGATCCGCAACGACCTGTCGCGATTCTGCGAGCCGTTTTCCGTCTCGGTGCCCCGGCTTTTCAGTATCGAAAGCTATGAAAATGTCCATCAACTGGTCAGCACGGTGGAAGGCCGGCTACAGCCAGGAACCACACCGTTAAAAGCCCTTCTCTCTGCCTTCCCGGGCGGCTCGATCACAGGCGCGCCCAAACGCAGGGCGATGGAGATTATCGACGACCTGGAACCACATCGTCGCGGGCCCTACTGCGGCTCGATCTTCCGTTGGGATTTCTGCAATAACCTGGAAAGCAATATTGCCATCCGCACCCTGATGACGGATTCGGACGGGCAGATTCACTGCTGGGCGGGATGTGGCATCGTCGCGGATTCAGATCCGGATGATGAATACCGGGAATCCGTGGACAAAGTTCAGAAGCTGATGAACGTTCTGGAAGCGCTGTAG
- the thrH gene encoding bifunctional phosphoserine phosphatase/homoserine phosphotransferase ThrH: protein MELACLDLEGVLIPEIWIAFAEKTGIEELKATTRDIPDYDVLMQQRLKLLDQHGYGLPQIQEVIGELDPLPGAREFLDWLRERFQVVILSDTFYEFAMPLMAKLGYPALLCHKLEVNDEGRITDYLLRQRDPKRQSVRAFQLLNYRVIAAGDSYNDTTMLGQAEAGILFHAPQNVIEEFPQFPAVHTFEELKGEFLKASAIHN from the coding sequence GTGGAACTTGCGTGCCTTGACCTTGAAGGAGTACTGATCCCGGAAATCTGGATCGCGTTTGCGGAAAAAACCGGCATTGAGGAGCTCAAGGCGACCACCCGCGACATTCCTGATTACGACGTGCTTATGCAGCAACGTCTGAAATTGTTGGACCAGCACGGCTATGGCCTGCCGCAGATCCAGGAAGTGATCGGCGAATTGGACCCATTGCCCGGTGCCCGGGAATTCCTGGACTGGCTGCGGGAGCGGTTCCAGGTGGTGATTCTTTCCGACACCTTCTACGAATTCGCCATGCCACTGATGGCCAAGCTGGGCTATCCGGCACTGCTTTGCCACAAGCTGGAAGTGAACGACGAAGGCAGGATCACTGATTACCTGCTGCGCCAGCGTGACCCGAAGCGCCAGTCAGTGCGTGCCTTTCAGCTACTGAACTACCGCGTTATCGCGGCGGGTGATTCCTACAACGACACCACCATGCTGGGCCAGGCGGAAGCGGGCATCCTGTTCCACGCGCCGCAGAACGTGATTGAGGAGTTCCCCCAGTTCCCGGCGGTACATACGTTTGAAGAGCTTAAAGGCGAGTTCCTGAAAGCCAGTGCCATCCATAACTGA
- a CDS encoding phosphoadenylyl-sulfate reductase, translating into MTDIAQLQAELEGASPRAILKAALAKYDNIAISFSGAEDVALIELAHKLTDNLQVFTLDTARLHPETYQFIDRVREHYGINIEVMFPDAAEVQDLVTRKGMFSFYEDGHGECCGIRKVNPLRRKLATVDAWITGQRKDQSPGTRNDVPVVQIDDAFSTDEKTLVKFNPLANWSSKEVWDYIRMTEAPYNKLHEKGFVSIGCEPCTRPILPGQHEREGRWWWEEATQKECGLHAGNLIARE; encoded by the coding sequence ATGACGGACATTGCACAGTTACAGGCCGAGCTTGAAGGCGCGAGCCCCAGGGCTATCCTCAAGGCCGCTCTGGCGAAGTACGACAACATTGCCATTTCCTTCAGCGGTGCGGAAGACGTCGCACTGATTGAGTTGGCCCACAAGCTGACTGACAACCTTCAGGTATTCACCCTGGATACGGCACGCCTTCACCCGGAAACCTATCAATTCATTGATCGGGTCCGCGAGCACTATGGCATTAACATTGAGGTGATGTTCCCCGATGCGGCGGAAGTACAGGACCTGGTCACCCGTAAGGGTATGTTCAGTTTCTATGAGGACGGCCATGGCGAGTGCTGCGGCATCCGCAAGGTCAATCCGTTACGGCGCAAACTGGCCACCGTGGATGCGTGGATTACCGGCCAGCGCAAGGACCAGAGCCCCGGCACCCGCAATGACGTGCCGGTAGTGCAGATTGACGACGCCTTCTCAACGGACGAGAAAACGCTGGTGAAATTTAACCCGCTGGCAAACTGGAGCTCGAAGGAAGTCTGGGACTATATCCGGATGACGGAAGCTCCCTACAACAAACTGCACGAAAAGGGTTTTGTCAGCATTGGCTGCGAACCCTGCACACGCCCCATCCTGCCTGGACAGCACGAGCGCGAGGGCCGCTGGTGGTGGGAAGAAGCCACACAGAAGGAATGTGGCTTACACGCCGGGAACCTGATTGCCCGCGAATAA
- the holB gene encoding DNA polymerase III subunit delta', translating into MAWLEDAWSRLLQRIAGNRMPHALMVTGENGVGKRLFANALAGLLVCEKADMAAGSPCGICKQCELVAAGTHPDIRIYAPEKSRMIKIDQIRALSAFAVGSPQVASRKVAIIDRADQLNINSANALLKTLEEPAEDVVLLLLQESGRPVLPTIRSRCQSLLIATPDGDQAAGWLATAVKAMDGDNRPTPEQCAKALVLAANAPRLALEYATGEFISLRDEALDNFRHFMKGQLTLSEAAKPFKAMGLESALWLFEGWAGDLARISAGGQPRDAEAADMLTFLARNNPSWRAHELLDAIHESRSAGVYNVNPELEAGRLLIAWQKLMPRRRPATG; encoded by the coding sequence ATGGCATGGCTTGAAGACGCCTGGAGCCGATTGCTCCAACGCATCGCCGGCAACCGGATGCCCCATGCCCTGATGGTGACGGGCGAGAACGGCGTGGGAAAGCGTCTGTTTGCCAACGCGCTGGCCGGGTTGCTGGTCTGTGAGAAGGCGGATATGGCCGCGGGGTCCCCTTGTGGCATCTGCAAGCAGTGCGAGTTGGTTGCCGCGGGCACCCATCCGGATATCCGAATTTACGCACCGGAAAAATCACGGATGATCAAGATTGATCAGATTCGTGCGCTGTCCGCATTCGCGGTCGGCTCTCCCCAGGTGGCCTCCCGCAAGGTGGCCATTATTGATCGGGCGGACCAGTTGAACATCAATTCCGCCAACGCGTTGCTGAAAACCCTGGAAGAACCCGCCGAAGATGTGGTGCTTCTGCTGCTGCAGGAGAGTGGCAGGCCGGTATTGCCGACGATCCGTTCCCGCTGCCAGAGTTTGCTGATCGCCACGCCGGACGGGGATCAGGCTGCTGGCTGGCTGGCGACGGCGGTCAAAGCGATGGATGGCGACAACAGACCAACGCCGGAGCAATGCGCTAAGGCGCTGGTACTTGCAGCCAATGCGCCGCGGCTGGCCCTGGAATATGCTACCGGAGAGTTTATTAGCCTGCGGGATGAGGCATTGGACAACTTCCGCCATTTCATGAAGGGTCAGCTCACTCTTTCCGAGGCTGCAAAGCCGTTCAAGGCAATGGGGCTTGAAAGTGCTCTATGGCTATTTGAAGGCTGGGCCGGTGACCTGGCCCGCATCAGTGCCGGCGGTCAGCCAAGGGATGCGGAAGCGGCAGACATGTTAACGTTCCTTGCCAGAAACAATCCTTCCTGGCGGGCCCATGAGCTCCTGGATGCGATCCACGAGTCCAGGTCCGCCGGCGTTTACAACGTGAACCCCGAGTTGGAAGCGGGCCGTTTGCTGATTGCATGGCAGAAACTCATGCCGCGCCGCAGACCAGCTACGGGATAA
- a CDS encoding PilZ domain-containing protein produces MGPGFGARSGILTLTIKDKAVLYAAYMPYIRQGGLFIPTQKQYQLGDEVFLLLNLMDEPEKIPVAGKVIWITPKGAQGNRAAGIGVQFDGEDETARTKIESYLAGSLSSDRPTHTM; encoded by the coding sequence ATGGGGCCTGGTTTTGGCGCACGCAGTGGCATTCTCACGCTGACCATCAAGGACAAGGCGGTACTCTACGCCGCCTACATGCCTTATATCCGGCAGGGCGGGTTGTTTATTCCCACGCAAAAACAGTATCAATTGGGCGATGAAGTGTTCCTGTTGCTCAACCTGATGGATGAGCCGGAAAAAATCCCCGTGGCGGGCAAGGTGATCTGGATTACCCCGAAGGGTGCCCAGGGCAACCGTGCAGCGGGCATTGGTGTGCAGTTCGATGGTGAAGACGAAACCGCGCGTACCAAAATCGAGTCCTACCTGGCGGGTTCATTGAGCTCGGATCGACCCACCCACACGATGTAA
- a CDS encoding DUF58 domain-containing protein produces the protein MLKAFRSRWQRWVNQRIPRADQRIFGQRNVFILPTGAGVVFAGLLLIMLITGINYQNSLIYMLTFLLGAVVVAAMHQTHRNLSGLELTLIQAGDGFAGDTIPFRLRAVSPRHDSLAISLFCDDSQLENQHVPAGQQVDMTLAIPSYRRGYLQPERIRVETRFPFGLFKAWSWLRPVTSGIVYPNPLAAPDVTSTVQDGEEQSKARSTDGNDHADIRPWREGDLSQRVQWKRYARTGEMVITDWEGEQGSPFWLDYDAFRGVDRELRLGYLAHQVMERARNNSRFGLNLPGQVIEPDTGAAHANRCLKALAIFGLEQPREGGPLPHGTRSDEVGNRSSKSPVIGEGRA, from the coding sequence ATGTTGAAGGCATTTCGTTCGCGATGGCAGCGCTGGGTCAACCAGCGGATTCCGCGAGCCGATCAGCGAATATTCGGACAGCGCAATGTTTTTATCCTGCCCACGGGTGCCGGGGTGGTGTTTGCCGGTTTACTGTTGATCATGCTGATTACCGGAATTAACTACCAGAACAGCCTGATATACATGCTCACATTTCTGTTGGGCGCAGTAGTTGTTGCGGCCATGCACCAGACCCACCGCAACCTGTCGGGGCTGGAACTGACACTCATACAGGCCGGTGATGGCTTTGCCGGCGATACGATACCCTTCCGTTTAAGGGCTGTGTCGCCCCGCCATGACTCGCTGGCGATATCCCTGTTCTGCGATGACAGTCAACTCGAAAACCAGCACGTACCAGCCGGGCAGCAGGTGGATATGACCCTGGCCATACCGTCCTATCGTCGTGGCTACCTGCAGCCGGAACGTATCCGCGTGGAAACCCGCTTTCCTTTTGGCCTTTTCAAGGCCTGGTCCTGGCTGCGGCCGGTCACGTCCGGCATTGTCTATCCAAACCCTCTGGCCGCCCCGGATGTGACCAGCACGGTTCAGGACGGAGAGGAGCAATCGAAGGCCCGCTCGACGGATGGCAATGACCATGCCGACATTCGGCCCTGGCGTGAGGGGGATCTGAGCCAGAGGGTTCAGTGGAAACGATACGCCCGTACCGGTGAGATGGTGATTACCGATTGGGAAGGTGAACAGGGCAGCCCCTTCTGGCTTGATTACGACGCTTTCAGGGGCGTGGACCGTGAGCTGCGCCTGGGCTACCTGGCCCATCAGGTGATGGAGCGGGCCCGCAACAACAGCCGGTTCGGGTTGAATCTGCCGGGGCAGGTGATTGAACCGGACACCGGCGCCGCTCACGCCAATCGGTGCCTCAAGGCGCTGGCCATCTTTGGCCTTGAACAACCCCGGGAGGGAGGGCCCTTACCCCACGGTACCCGTTCTGATGAGGTGGGGAATCGGTCCTCCAAGTCGCCGGTTATTGGGGAGGGACGGGCATGA
- the cysB gene encoding HTH-type transcriptional regulator CysB — protein MKLQQLRYIWEVAHHDLNVSATAQSLFTSQPGISKQIRLLEDELGLEVFARSGKHLTRITPGGEIIIREAGEILRRVEGIKKIAQEFSNQRKGDLSIATTHTQARYALPPIIQGFIESYPEVSLHMHQGTPMQISEMAANGAVDFAIATEAMELFNDLIMMPCYKWNRSIIVPKDHPLARNPELTLPDLAEFPLVTYVFGFTGRSKLDEAFQAHGLTPKVVFTAADADVIKTYVRLGLGVGIIASMAFDEHNDPDLVCLDASKLFRPSVTRIGFRKGTFLRGYMYDFIQRFAPHLTRERVDEAVTHQGSRAEIEELFNDIDLPTY, from the coding sequence ATGAAATTACAACAGTTGCGCTATATCTGGGAAGTTGCGCACCATGATCTCAATGTATCCGCCACTGCCCAGAGCCTTTTCACGTCACAACCGGGAATATCCAAGCAGATCCGCCTTCTGGAAGATGAACTGGGGCTGGAAGTCTTTGCCCGCAGCGGCAAACACCTCACCCGTATTACACCCGGTGGTGAGATTATCATTCGTGAAGCGGGTGAAATACTGCGCCGCGTGGAAGGCATCAAGAAAATCGCACAGGAGTTCAGCAACCAGCGTAAGGGCGACCTGAGTATCGCGACGACCCATACCCAGGCCCGCTATGCGCTGCCGCCCATTATTCAGGGCTTTATCGAGTCCTACCCCGAGGTGTCCCTGCACATGCACCAGGGCACACCCATGCAGATTTCCGAAATGGCCGCCAATGGCGCCGTGGACTTCGCCATCGCCACCGAAGCCATGGAGTTGTTCAACGACCTGATCATGATGCCGTGCTATAAATGGAACCGCAGCATCATCGTGCCAAAGGACCATCCCCTGGCCAGGAACCCCGAACTGACGTTGCCGGACCTTGCCGAGTTCCCGCTGGTCACCTACGTGTTTGGCTTTACCGGCCGTTCGAAGCTGGATGAGGCATTCCAGGCCCACGGGCTGACCCCGAAAGTGGTGTTTACGGCCGCCGATGCAGACGTGATCAAGACATACGTACGGCTGGGCCTTGGGGTTGGGATCATCGCCAGCATGGCGTTTGATGAGCACAATGACCCGGACCTTGTGTGCCTGGACGCCAGTAAACTCTTCCGCCCGAGCGTGACCCGGATCGGCTTCCGTAAGGGAACCTTCCTGCGGGGCTACATGTACGATTTCATCCAGCGATTTGCGCCACATCTGACCCGTGAGCGGGTGGATGAAGCGGTGACTCACCAGGGCAGCAGGGCGGAGATCGAGGAACTGTTCAACGACATCGATCTGCCGACCTACTGA